In a genomic window of Temperatibacter marinus:
- a CDS encoding Xaa-Pro dipeptidase — MKKILHNSSAILAALWMSSAALAEDIILKPKQVLDVVSGKMLKGAAVHVKDGKIVAVGNVSVDGAKVIDLKEKTLLPGLMDMHVHLTGDPTEGFFADVSYSQPRYAVRAVRLAKRTLMAGFTTVRNLGAGGYSVIAVRDGINAGEIMGPRIWAAGNSIGIVGGHCDNNWSPPEANAQSGGAANGPWAVRAKVRENIKYGANTIKICATGGVFSKGTSVGAQQMVLEEMKAAVDEAHLRGRIIAAHAHGTSGIKDAIRAGVDSIEHCSFLDQEGIDLALKHGTYLSCDIYNTEYTLAFGEANGVPEENINKEKMVSKAQRESFRKAHEAGVKLVFGSDAAIYPHGDNAKQFSVMVKFGMTPLESIQAATITSAALLKQEKSLGQIKAGFLADIIAVDGDPTQNVKVLENVSFVMKDGKVYKK; from the coding sequence ATGAAAAAAATTCTACACAACAGCTCAGCGATTCTCGCAGCTTTATGGATGAGTTCAGCGGCCCTTGCTGAAGATATAATTCTGAAACCTAAACAGGTTCTGGATGTGGTGAGCGGAAAAATGCTGAAAGGCGCAGCGGTTCATGTAAAAGACGGTAAAATCGTGGCTGTCGGCAACGTGAGTGTTGATGGGGCTAAGGTGATTGACCTTAAAGAGAAGACACTCTTACCTGGGTTGATGGATATGCATGTTCACCTTACGGGCGATCCAACGGAAGGCTTTTTTGCAGATGTTTCTTATTCCCAGCCTCGGTATGCAGTGCGTGCGGTTAGATTGGCAAAAAGAACCCTAATGGCAGGCTTTACAACTGTGCGTAATCTTGGTGCTGGTGGATATAGTGTGATTGCTGTTCGCGACGGTATCAATGCCGGGGAGATTATGGGGCCGCGTATATGGGCGGCAGGCAATAGTATTGGTATTGTGGGCGGACACTGTGACAATAATTGGTCACCCCCAGAGGCGAATGCTCAGTCAGGCGGCGCCGCGAATGGTCCATGGGCCGTGCGCGCAAAGGTACGCGAGAATATTAAATACGGTGCGAATACCATCAAGATTTGCGCAACTGGGGGCGTTTTTTCTAAAGGGACAAGTGTCGGTGCTCAGCAGATGGTTTTAGAAGAAATGAAAGCCGCGGTGGATGAAGCTCATCTAAGGGGCCGCATCATTGCGGCTCATGCGCACGGCACAAGTGGTATTAAAGATGCCATCAGAGCTGGTGTAGATAGTATCGAACATTGTTCTTTCCTTGATCAGGAAGGCATTGATCTGGCCTTGAAACATGGCACGTATCTCTCTTGTGATATTTATAATACAGAATATACCTTGGCTTTTGGTGAAGCGAACGGCGTGCCTGAAGAAAACATCAATAAAGAGAAGATGGTTTCAAAAGCCCAGCGGGAGAGCTTTAGAAAGGCCCACGAGGCTGGTGTGAAACTTGTCTTTGGATCTGATGCTGCCATTTACCCACACGGAGATAATGCGAAACAGTTTTCTGTTATGGTGAAGTTTGGAATGACTCCGCTTGAGTCTATTCAAGCAGCAACAATTACTTCTGCGGCTTTGCTAAAACAGGAGAAATCCTTAGGCCAGATTAAAGCTGGATTTTTAGCAGATATCATTGCTGTAGACGGAGATCCGACACAGAATGTCAAAGTCTTAGAGAATGTAAGCTTTGTTATGAAAGACGGTAAAGTCTATAAAAAATAA
- the nhaC gene encoding Na+/H+ antiporter NhaC, translating into MSENIKQPSMLDALIPVLFLILSLAASVYLYGEDSSYGPNQIALVMSAAIAGLIAYKNGLKWDALQEGLTAGIQMAMGAILILFCVGMLIGSWMLSGTVPTMIIYGIELLNPSLFYPAACLISAIVAISIGSSWSTAGTVGVAFIGIASALQLDPAITAGAVISGAYMGDKLSPLSDTTNLAPAVAGTELFAHIKHMLWTTVPAFIIAMILFSFLGFGAEGVITDPTIDTIKATLSSEFHIAWYMLFPMVVLLVMANRKIPALPSVIVGSLVGVIFSLLFQQDAVLKMANTSSISTGTALEFMNGFFVQLKGIWSVLFGGLNIETGVSQVDSLINKGGMASMNNTVWLIISAMAFGGMMEKAGLVNKLVQSILARVSTVRGLLASTLATAFGTNLIASDQYMSIVMPGRMYKAEFEKRNLDSRNLSRAIEDAGTVTSALIPWNTCGAFMAGALGVATIDYLPYAFFNIFSPIVALVSAWFLFKVIFVKPSPKSEAAE; encoded by the coding sequence ATGTCTGAGAATATTAAACAGCCATCCATGCTGGATGCGCTCATTCCAGTTCTATTTCTAATTTTATCACTTGCAGCATCAGTCTATCTCTATGGGGAAGATAGTTCCTATGGTCCAAACCAGATTGCTCTCGTCATGTCAGCAGCTATCGCTGGCCTCATTGCTTACAAAAACGGCTTGAAATGGGACGCCTTACAAGAAGGGCTTACGGCAGGTATACAAATGGCCATGGGCGCTATCCTCATATTATTTTGTGTAGGAATGCTGATTGGCAGTTGGATGCTTTCAGGCACAGTTCCCACAATGATCATTTACGGCATTGAATTGTTAAACCCCTCCCTATTTTACCCTGCAGCATGCTTGATATCTGCAATTGTTGCCATTTCGATTGGATCCAGCTGGTCAACAGCAGGGACGGTGGGTGTCGCTTTTATCGGCATTGCCTCTGCTCTGCAGTTAGATCCTGCAATCACTGCTGGTGCTGTTATCTCTGGGGCCTATATGGGAGATAAATTATCCCCTCTTTCTGATACAACAAATTTAGCGCCGGCAGTAGCAGGCACTGAACTTTTTGCACATATTAAACATATGTTATGGACCACAGTTCCGGCTTTCATTATCGCCATGATCCTTTTCTCATTTCTAGGATTTGGTGCAGAAGGCGTTATTACGGATCCTACTATTGATACAATAAAAGCAACTCTTTCTAGTGAATTCCATATCGCGTGGTATATGCTCTTCCCTATGGTTGTACTTCTTGTGATGGCCAACAGAAAAATTCCTGCTCTTCCTTCTGTCATCGTAGGGTCTTTAGTTGGCGTGATTTTTTCTCTCCTTTTCCAGCAAGACGCTGTCTTAAAAATGGCCAATACGAGCTCTATCTCAACTGGTACGGCTTTAGAATTTATGAATGGATTTTTTGTTCAACTGAAAGGTATTTGGAGTGTTCTTTTTGGCGGATTGAACATTGAAACAGGCGTTTCTCAAGTAGATAGCCTCATCAATAAAGGCGGTATGGCGTCGATGAATAATACCGTCTGGTTAATCATCTCAGCAATGGCATTCGGTGGTATGATGGAAAAGGCCGGTTTAGTGAATAAACTGGTTCAATCAATTTTGGCCCGAGTCTCGACTGTGCGTGGACTGCTTGCCAGTACTCTTGCAACTGCCTTTGGCACCAACCTTATCGCCTCTGATCAGTATATGTCTATCGTGATGCCAGGCCGAATGTATAAGGCAGAATTTGAAAAGCGAAATTTAGATTCACGCAATCTATCTCGCGCGATTGAAGATGCAGGAACCGTAACATCTGCTCTTATTCCATGGAACACTTGTGGTGCCTTTATGGCCGGAGCTCTAGGGGTGGCAACAATTGACTATCTACCTTATGCTTTCTTCAATATCTTTAGTCCAATTGTCGCTCTTGTCAGTGCATGGTTCCTTTTCAAAGTGATTTTTGTCAAACCTTCACCAAAATCAGAAGCAGCAGAATAA
- a CDS encoding nuclear transport factor 2 family protein: MSTHENLPEVIRKFITSYNEKDVDAMMSCLHREAEFENISNYFAAMNWKGHDSIRALAESSAAAFASRKQTVLMAVVEGDKVALQVEFAGVPLVDLPNGMKAGEATILRGASFFTLKDDKIISLSDMS; encoded by the coding sequence ATGAGTACACACGAAAATTTACCGGAAGTTATTCGAAAATTTATCACATCTTATAATGAAAAAGATGTGGATGCGATGATGTCCTGTCTTCACCGAGAAGCAGAATTTGAAAATATTTCAAATTATTTTGCAGCAATGAACTGGAAAGGGCATGATTCTATCAGAGCGCTTGCCGAAAGTAGTGCTGCAGCTTTTGCCAGCAGAAAACAAACTGTCCTCATGGCTGTTGTTGAAGGCGACAAAGTTGCACTCCAAGTAGAGTTTGCAGGCGTCCCCTTAGTGGACTTACCTAATGGCATGAAAGCCGGAGAAGCTACAATTTTACGCGGCGCGAGTTTTTTTACACTTAAAGATGATAAAATCATTTCTCTCTCTGATATGAGCTAA
- a CDS encoding MFS transporter encodes MSENKITETKQTTSIKDVEQLGTFAAIASLSYVFWICGGMEIVERLAYYGVRSLSSLYVTDSAANGGLGLRPADLANIFVIWALVQTFVPVLTGGLSDRYGYKETIFASTVFKILGYLLMAWFPTPMGFSAGAVVLAFGTGIFKPGLQGTIVKSTDRTNSSIAWGVFYQTVNIGAFIGPLISAQLRQLAWENIFYACAAIISLNFLLLLTYKEPDKEARLARRAKLKESGEKEASLWKASLVELKNPVLLWYILLFSGFWFMLMAFWDIAPLYFRDWVDTKVLVNDLFGAEGTSNPVAIFAMGMSQDGKTISPEGLVNLNAFLILSICFLVAGWSAKLKAVSSMALGTFLASAALLLFAGANAAWVIVAAIVCFSFGEMLSSPKCSEYLGNIAPHDKKAMYLGFSQFPIGFGWVLESKVGPTLYGAYSDKDTIAREMLNTQGVDASEKAVPIGEAFQKLVEVTGQNPDVLTASMYAANNIGTVWYVMGAVGLITTFGLYVYGKWTYRFAMQLETEAAKS; translated from the coding sequence ATGAGTGAGAATAAAATAACCGAAACGAAACAAACCACGAGTATAAAAGATGTGGAACAGCTGGGTACCTTTGCAGCAATTGCAAGCCTGTCTTATGTCTTTTGGATTTGCGGTGGCATGGAGATTGTCGAGCGCCTTGCTTATTACGGAGTTAGGTCTCTTTCAAGCCTTTATGTGACTGACAGCGCAGCAAATGGGGGCCTTGGCCTGCGTCCTGCTGACCTTGCCAATATCTTTGTTATCTGGGCTTTAGTACAAACTTTTGTCCCTGTCCTCACAGGGGGGCTCTCAGATCGCTATGGCTATAAGGAAACCATCTTCGCCTCAACAGTTTTCAAAATCTTAGGCTATCTGCTTATGGCGTGGTTCCCAACCCCTATGGGTTTTTCAGCCGGTGCTGTTGTCTTGGCCTTTGGTACGGGGATTTTCAAACCCGGCTTGCAAGGGACAATCGTCAAATCAACTGATAGAACAAATAGCTCCATAGCATGGGGGGTCTTCTATCAAACAGTAAATATAGGGGCCTTTATCGGCCCCCTTATTTCTGCACAACTGCGTCAACTGGCCTGGGAAAATATTTTTTATGCATGCGCCGCTATCATCAGTCTGAACTTCCTTCTCCTTTTAACTTATAAAGAGCCAGACAAAGAAGCGCGCCTAGCCCGTAGAGCTAAACTTAAGGAAAGTGGCGAAAAAGAAGCATCCCTTTGGAAAGCAAGTTTAGTAGAGCTGAAAAACCCCGTGCTCTTATGGTATATTCTACTCTTCTCTGGTTTTTGGTTTATGTTGATGGCCTTTTGGGATATCGCGCCACTCTACTTCCGTGATTGGGTAGATACAAAAGTATTAGTGAATGATCTATTTGGCGCAGAAGGGACCAGCAATCCTGTGGCCATATTCGCCATGGGCATGTCTCAAGACGGCAAAACCATCAGCCCAGAAGGTTTGGTGAATTTAAACGCCTTCTTAATTTTATCCATCTGTTTCTTAGTGGCTGGATGGAGTGCCAAACTGAAAGCCGTTTCAAGCATGGCCCTTGGAACATTTCTAGCTTCAGCGGCCCTTCTCTTATTCGCGGGCGCAAATGCGGCATGGGTCATCGTTGCTGCAATTGTCTGCTTTTCTTTCGGGGAAATGTTATCATCACCGAAATGCAGTGAATATCTAGGCAATATTGCTCCCCACGACAAAAAAGCTATGTATCTTGGTTTTAGTCAATTCCCCATAGGCTTTGGTTGGGTTCTAGAGAGTAAAGTTGGCCCGACACTTTACGGCGCATATTCTGATAAGGATACCATCGCTCGAGAGATGCTAAATACACAAGGTGTCGATGCCAGTGAAAAAGCTGTCCCAATTGGTGAAGCTTTTCAAAAACTTGTTGAAGTTACAGGCCAAAATCCTGATGTGTTAACTGCTAGCATGTATGCTGCAAATAATATTGGCACAGTTTGGTATGTGATGGGGGCTGTTGGGCTGATCACCACATTCGGCCTATATGTTTATGGTAAATGGACCTATCGTTTTGCCATGCAGCTAGAAACGGAAGCAGCCAAAAGCTAA
- a CDS encoding OPT family oligopeptide transporter has product MSELTKLNEGAPGPITTGAYPELTPYAIGVGYFLGVIIAIAIGYASLKLGFSIEGSELAAILGFGILRGILRRRSIVENNVTQTVASAVNGASSGLMFSVPAIFILGYGQELNPMIVTFGAIAGAFLGIAFIIPLRKQMIDFERLTYPGGVAVASILKSPGAGIEKAKLLMGALLFSGVLHFLSIQFDIHDLHVGDWLGVSEENAYLNLMFYASLMTVGVGFIAGRGGVAFIIGGFVCYFFLAPMLDLTGNLPVDAAGAVITDANALRVGLFRPTGIGMLIGGAIIGVLFALPLIKSAVKSMQNSAKVESAMSRDEMPIKLLYFAIVGAAILLMVMAWTSAENVGIGRGIAMGLLGTLWIWMAGIILSEAIGRTNWSPLSGMTLVAVTILIMLTNGMETSQAIVAAVTVGAATCVAMSQATDLMLDMKTGYLVGATPRQQQMGQFFGAWLGPIVIIILIYVLHQAFGLGSDELPAPQGQALASMVSGITGGDVPMEKYAAGALLGGLLSAMMTGLGITVGLGFYLPFNIVLTYSVGTLLREITDRKMGTHWSDNKGIPIAAGLIVGEALVGVGNAVYKIATAM; this is encoded by the coding sequence ATGTCAGAACTCACAAAACTAAATGAAGGGGCACCAGGTCCTATTACCACGGGTGCTTATCCAGAGCTTACACCCTATGCAATAGGGGTTGGCTATTTTCTTGGTGTCATTATTGCCATAGCCATTGGTTATGCTTCTTTGAAGCTTGGTTTCTCAATAGAAGGATCAGAACTTGCTGCTATTCTTGGATTTGGTATTCTAAGGGGTATTTTGCGGCGCCGATCGATCGTAGAAAATAATGTAACACAAACGGTGGCATCCGCTGTCAACGGGGCCTCAAGTGGTTTGATGTTCTCTGTGCCGGCTATCTTTATTCTAGGCTATGGGCAAGAATTGAACCCAATGATTGTAACATTCGGTGCAATTGCCGGTGCTTTTCTAGGTATTGCTTTTATCATTCCGCTTCGGAAACAAATGATTGATTTTGAACGGCTTACCTATCCAGGCGGCGTAGCAGTGGCCAGTATTCTGAAGTCTCCGGGGGCGGGCATTGAAAAGGCCAAGCTTTTAATGGGAGCGCTGTTATTTTCAGGGGTTCTTCATTTCCTATCAATTCAATTTGATATTCATGATTTACATGTGGGGGATTGGCTTGGTGTCTCTGAAGAAAACGCCTATCTCAATCTTATGTTCTACGCCTCTCTTATGACTGTTGGTGTTGGCTTTATTGCCGGACGCGGGGGTGTTGCTTTTATCATTGGTGGATTTGTTTGTTACTTCTTTCTTGCGCCAATGCTTGATCTAACAGGGAATCTGCCGGTTGATGCAGCTGGGGCGGTTATAACAGATGCCAATGCATTGCGGGTTGGCTTGTTTAGGCCAACTGGGATTGGGATGCTAATCGGGGGAGCGATCATCGGGGTACTCTTTGCCTTACCGCTTATTAAATCTGCAGTAAAATCGATGCAGAATAGTGCGAAAGTAGAAAGCGCGATGAGTCGGGATGAAATGCCAATTAAGCTCTTGTATTTTGCTATTGTCGGCGCAGCAATTTTACTGATGGTGATGGCTTGGACATCGGCTGAAAATGTTGGAATTGGTCGCGGGATTGCCATGGGTTTGCTAGGGACACTCTGGATTTGGATGGCGGGTATTATCCTGTCTGAGGCCATCGGTCGGACCAATTGGTCCCCGCTTTCCGGCATGACACTGGTTGCGGTGACAATCCTTATCATGCTCACAAACGGCATGGAAACTTCTCAGGCTATCGTTGCTGCAGTGACTGTCGGCGCTGCCACTTGTGTGGCTATGAGCCAGGCAACCGACTTAATGTTGGATATGAAAACTGGCTATCTTGTTGGCGCGACACCGCGGCAGCAGCAGATGGGTCAATTTTTTGGTGCTTGGCTTGGACCCATTGTGATCATCATCTTAATCTATGTTCTTCATCAAGCCTTTGGCTTAGGGTCTGACGAATTGCCTGCGCCTCAGGGTCAAGCCCTTGCTTCGATGGTTAGCGGGATTACAGGTGGTGACGTACCTATGGAGAAATATGCGGCAGGCGCATTATTGGGTGGCTTACTATCCGCCATGATGACCGGTCTTGGGATTACGGTAGGTCTTGGATTTTATCTCCCCTTTAATATTGTACTGACTTATTCAGTTGGGACATTGCTTCGTGAAATTACGGACCGGAAGATGGGCACCCATTGGTCAGACAACAAAGGCATTCCTATTGCGGCAGGCTTGATTGTTGGTGAAGCCTTGGTTGGGGTTGGTAATGCTGTTTATAAAATTGCGACAGCGATGTAA
- the fsa gene encoding fructose-6-phosphate aldolase, which yields MKFFLDTADINDIREANATGLLDGVTTNPSLIKQAGRDFFEVIAEIAAEVDGPVSAETTAHDHETMMKEGLKCAEIASNIAVKVPLTVDGLKTCKALRERDIMVNVTLCFSANQALLAAKAGATFISPFVGRHDDVGFNGMELIEDIRLVYDNYGFDTQILVASVRHPAHVLESARIGADVATMPWGAMRKLFNHPLTDSGLKGFDKDWAATGFSIL from the coding sequence ATGAAGTTCTTTTTGGACACAGCCGACATCAACGACATCCGCGAAGCAAATGCAACAGGCCTACTTGACGGAGTAACGACCAACCCCTCTCTCATCAAGCAAGCCGGCCGCGACTTTTTCGAAGTTATTGCAGAAATCGCAGCGGAAGTAGATGGCCCTGTCTCTGCTGAAACTACAGCTCATGATCATGAAACAATGATGAAGGAAGGTCTTAAATGTGCTGAGATCGCTAGCAATATTGCCGTTAAAGTACCTCTCACTGTTGATGGGCTAAAAACATGTAAAGCCCTGAGAGAGCGTGACATTATGGTGAATGTTACCCTTTGCTTTTCAGCCAATCAGGCGCTGCTTGCTGCGAAAGCAGGCGCAACTTTCATTTCTCCATTTGTAGGACGTCATGATGATGTTGGCTTTAATGGCATGGAACTGATTGAAGACATTCGCTTAGTTTATGATAACTATGGCTTCGACACTCAAATTCTTGTTGCTTCAGTTCGTCACCCTGCGCATGTACTTGAAAGCGCGCGCATTGGTGCAGATGTTGCCACAATGCCTTGGGGAGCAATGCGCAAACTCTTTAATCACCCACTTACTGATAGTGGTCTAAAGGGCTTCGATAAAGATTGGGCTGCAACAGGGTTTTCTATTCTTTAA
- a CDS encoding NADH:flavin oxidoreductase/NADH oxidase family protein has product MPQIQDSYILPCGLNLKNRLAKAAMTEGLADENGLATMDHCRLYDLWAKSDTGLLITGNVMVDRFHLERAGNIVIDGPQSDERMDALKKFAFASQQYETACFVQLSHSGRQTPININKKPKSASDVQLSLPGGQYGKPVSLTEAELEALIGKFSLAAKACEEAGFKGVQIHGAHGYLLSQFLSPKSNKRSDRWGGNLENRARLLIEVVSEVQKVTGDGFGVAVKLNSADFQKGGFSFEDCLKVVKWLNALNIDFLEISGGTYEQPKMVGLDGALEPVFEDETQMKSSTKVREAFFLHYATAIQKIADMPLMITGGFRSKDVMNEALSNGESDLIGLARPMVPFPLCTKDLLNGSIAKLPSEDHFIPTSWWLKPTSPFNILKLAHGLGVMGWYYEKLREMGAGTMPTLTQGLFKAIFSNFTKDNKLAKAYKKSLKR; this is encoded by the coding sequence ATGCCGCAAATTCAAGACAGTTACATTCTTCCCTGCGGGCTTAATCTAAAAAACCGCCTTGCAAAAGCTGCCATGACAGAAGGCCTTGCTGATGAGAATGGCCTGGCCACTATGGACCACTGTCGTCTCTATGATCTATGGGCGAAATCTGACACAGGATTATTAATCACGGGCAATGTAATGGTTGATCGTTTTCACTTGGAACGAGCTGGTAACATTGTCATTGATGGACCTCAGAGCGATGAGCGCATGGACGCGCTTAAAAAATTCGCTTTTGCGTCTCAGCAATATGAGACAGCCTGTTTTGTCCAATTGTCTCATAGTGGTCGACAAACACCTATTAATATAAATAAAAAACCCAAATCAGCCAGTGATGTCCAACTGTCCCTCCCTGGCGGTCAATACGGAAAACCCGTGAGCCTTACTGAAGCAGAATTAGAAGCCCTTATAGGCAAATTCTCACTTGCCGCAAAAGCATGTGAAGAAGCTGGATTTAAAGGCGTTCAAATTCACGGCGCTCACGGCTATCTTCTCAGCCAATTTCTTTCTCCAAAATCTAACAAACGATCAGATCGATGGGGCGGCAATCTTGAAAATCGAGCACGCCTGCTCATTGAAGTCGTTTCAGAAGTTCAAAAAGTCACAGGGGACGGCTTTGGTGTTGCGGTGAAACTCAATAGTGCCGATTTTCAAAAGGGTGGCTTTTCCTTTGAGGATTGCTTGAAGGTGGTAAAATGGCTGAATGCCCTGAACATAGATTTTCTTGAAATCTCTGGGGGCACATATGAGCAACCAAAAATGGTCGGTTTAGACGGCGCTTTGGAACCTGTTTTTGAAGATGAAACACAGATGAAATCGAGCACAAAAGTTCGCGAAGCTTTTTTTCTTCACTATGCAACTGCCATACAAAAGATCGCTGATATGCCTCTCATGATTACGGGAGGTTTCCGCAGTAAAGATGTCATGAACGAAGCCTTATCAAACGGCGAATCTGACCTCATTGGTTTGGCTCGCCCAATGGTCCCTTTTCCGCTTTGCACCAAAGACCTGTTAAATGGTTCAATCGCAAAGCTTCCCAGCGAGGATCATTTCATTCCAACCAGCTGGTGGCTCAAGCCAACAAGCCCGTTTAACATTCTAAAGCTGGCACATGGTTTAGGAGTTATGGGATGGTATTATGAAAAATTACGGGAGATGGGAGCCGGCACGATGCCAACCTTAACGCAGGGCCTTTTCAAGGCAATTTTCAGTAATTTCACTAAGGACAACAAGTTAGCAAAGGCCTATAAAAAAAGCCTGAAGCGCTAA